One window of the Felis catus isolate Fca126 chromosome E3, F.catus_Fca126_mat1.0, whole genome shotgun sequence genome contains the following:
- the NYAP1 gene encoding neuronal tyrosine-phosphorylated phosphoinositide-3-kinase adapter 1 isoform X1, whose translation MNLLYRKTKLEWRQHKEEEAKRSSSKEVAPAGSAGPGAGPGPGVRVRDIASLRRSLRMGFMTMPASQEHTPHPCRSAMAPRSLSCHSVGSMDSVGAGPGGGGGGLTEDSSARRPPAKPRRHPSTKLSMAGSGADMPPGKKAGSQKPTPEGRESSRKVPPQKPRRSPNTQLSVSFDESCPPAPSPRGGNLPLQRLSRGSCVAGDPEVGAQEEEPVYIEMVGDVFRGGGRSGGGLTGPPLGGRGPTPPAGADSDSEESEAIYEEMKYPLPEEAGEGRANGAPPLTATSSPHQPQALQPHTHRRPASALPSRRDGTPTKTTPCEIPPPFPNLLQHRPPLLAFPQAKPASRTPGDGVSRLPVLCHSKEPAGSTPAPQVPARERETPPPPPPPPAANLLLLGPSGRARSHSTPLPPQGSGQPRGERELPNSHSMICPKAAGAPAAPPAPAALLPGPPKDKAVSYTMVYSAVKVTTHSVLPAGPPLGAGEPKTEKEISVLHGMLCTSSRPPVPGKSSPHSGAMGAAAGVLHHRGCLASPHSLPDPTAGPLTPLWTYPAAAAGLKRPPAYESLKAGGVLNKGCGMGAPSPMVKIQLQEQGTDGGAFASISCAHVIASAGTPEEEEEEMGATTFGAGWALQRKVLYGGRKAKELDTEIEDGARAWNGSAEGPGKVEREDRGPMASGIPVRSQGAEGLLARIHHGGDRGGSRTALPIPCQTFPACHRNGDFTGGYRLGRSASTSGVRQAALHTPRPCSQPRDAPSQTHPALPMPLPLPPQPARERDGKLLEVIERKRCVCKEIKARHRPDRGLCKQESMPILPSWRRGPEPRKSGTPPCRRQHTVLWDTAI comes from the exons ATGAACCTCCTCTACCGAAAAACCAAGCTGGAGTGGAGGCAGCACAAGGAGGAGGAGGCCAAGAGGAG ctccaGTAAGGAGGTGGCCCCTGCAGGCTCCGCAGGGCCCGGGGCCGGCCCAGGGCCTGGGGTCCGCGTGCGGGACATCGCCTCACTGCGCCGCTCCCTCAGGATGGGCTTCATGACAATGCCAGCCTCCCAGGagcacaccccccacccctgccgcagCGCCATGGCCCCACGCTCACTCTCTTGCCATTCAGTGGGCAGCATGGACAGTgttggggctgggcctggggggggaggtgggggtctcACAGAGGACAGCAGTGCCCGAAGACCCCCTGCCAAGCCCCGGAGACATCCTAGCACCAAGCTCAGCATGGCAGGGTCGGGGGCAGACATGCCCCCAGGCAAGAAAGCAG GCTCACAGAAGCCAACCCCAGAGGGCCGAGAGTCCAGCCGGAAGGTTCCTCCGCAGAAGCCCAGGCGAAGCCCCAACACTCAGCTCTCTGTCTCCTTTGATGAGTCCtgccccccagctccctctcctcGAGGGGGGAATCTGCCCCTTCAGCGCCTCAGTAGGGGGTCCTGCGTAGCTGGGGACCCTGAGGTGGGTGCCCAGGAAGAGGAGCCCGTGTACATTGAGATGGTGGGGGATGTCTTCAGGGGAGGAGGGCGAAGTGGAGGGGGCCTGACTGGGCCCCCTCTTGGGGGCAGAGGCCCGACCCCTCCAGCTGGTGCCGACTCGGACTCGGAGGAGAGCGAGGCTATATACGAGGAGATGAAGTACCCACTGCCCGAGGAGGCAGGGGAAGGCCGGGCCAATGGGGCCCCTCCATTGACCGCAACCTCCTCGCCACACCAGCCTCAGGCCCTGCAGCCCCACACCCACCGCCGGCCAGCTTCAGCCCTCCCAAGCCGGAGGGATGGGACACCTACCAAGACCACTCCTTGTGAaatccccccacccttccccaacCTCCTCCAACACCGTCCTCCGCTCCTGGCCTTCCCCCAAGCCAAGCCTGCTTCCCGAACCCCTGGCGATGGGGTCTCAAGGCTACCGGTCCTCTGCCACTCGAAGGAGCCAGCGGGCTCCACCCCAGCTCCCCAAGTGCCTGCCCGGGAGCGGGAGACGCCTCCCCCGCCGCCTCCGCCTCCTGCTGCCAACCTGCTGCTGCTGGGACCCTCAGGCCGGGCCCGGAGCCACTCAACACCCTTGCCACCCCAGGGCTCTGGCCAGCCCCGGGGGGAGCGGGAGCTCCCCAACTCCCACAGCATGATCTGCCCCAAGGCGGCAGGGGCGCCGgcagcccctcctgccccagccgcCTTGCTCCCTGGCCCCCCCAAGGACAAGGCTGTGTCTTACACCATGGTGTACTCGGCGGTCAAGGTGACCACGCACTCCGTCCTGCCAGCTGGTCCGCCCCTGGGTGCTGGGGAGCCAAAGACGGAGAAGGAGATCTCAGTCCTCCATGGGATGCTGTGCACCAGCTCGAGGCCCCCAGTGCCTGGGAAGTCCAGCCCCCACAGCGGGGCCATGGGCGCAGCAGCTGGGGTCCTCCACCATCGTGGCTGCCTGGCCTCCCCGCACAGCCTTCCGGACCCAACCGCAGGCCCCCTGACTCCCCTCTGGACCTACCCAGCTGCAGCAGCTGGGCTCAAGAGACCCCCTGCCTATGAGAGCCTCAAGGCTGGGGGGGTGCTGAATAAGGGCTGTGGAATGGGGGCCCCATCCCCCATGGTCAAGATCCAGCTTCAGGAGCAAGGGACCGATGGGGGTGCCTTTGCCAGCATCTCCTGCGCCCACGTCATCGCCAGTGCAGGGAcaccagaggaggaagaagaggagatgGGCGCCACGACATTTGGGGCAGGCTGGGCTCTACAGAGGAAGGTCCTGtatggagggaggaaggcaaaagaGCTGGACA CAGAGATCGAGGATGGTGCCCGGGCCTGGAACGGCAGTGCCGAGGGTCCAGGCAAGGTGGAGCGTGAGGACAGGGGCCCTATGGCATCAGGGATCCCGGTGAGGAGTCAAGGGGCAGAGGGCCTGCTGGCCAGGATCCACCATGGAGGGGACCGAGGAGGGAGCCGCACGGCGCTGCCCATACCCTGCCAGACGTTTCCTGCCTGCCACCGCAATGGAG ACTTCACGGGAGGCTACCGCCTGGGGCGCTCCGCCTCCACCTCTGGAGTCCGGCAGGCCGCGCTCCACACACCCCGGCCCTGCAGCCAGCCTAGGGATGCCCCAAgccag ACCCACCCCGCGCTGCCGATGCCGCTGCCCCTACCGCCTCAGCCTGCCCGTGAGCGCGATGGCAAGCTGCTGGAGGTGATAGAGCGCAAGCGCTGCGTGTGCAAGGAGATCAAGGCCCGCCACCGCCCCGACCGAGGCCTCTGCAAGCAGGAGAGCATGCCCATCCTCCCCAGCTGGCGGCGGGGGCCCGAGCCCCGCAAGTCCGGCACCCCACCCTGCCGCCGGCAGCACACGGTCCTCTGGGACACTGCCATCTGA
- the NYAP1 gene encoding neuronal tyrosine-phosphorylated phosphoinositide-3-kinase adapter 1 isoform X2, translating to MNLLYRKTKLEWRQHKEEEAKRSSSKEVAPAGSAGPGAGPGPGVRVRDIASLRRSLRMGFMTMPASQEHTPHPCRSAMAPRSLSCHSVGSMDSVGAGPGGGGGGLTEDSSARRPPAKPRRHPSTKLSMAGSGADMPPGKKAGSQKPTPEGRESSRKVPPQKPRRSPNTQLSVSFDESCPPAPSPRGGNLPLQRLSRGSCVAGDPEVGAQEEEPVYIEMVGDVFRGGGRSGGGLTGPPLGGRGPTPPAGADSDSEESEAIYEEMKYPLPEEAGEGRANGAPPLTATSSPHQPQALQPHTHRRPASALPSRRDGTPTKTTPCEIPPPFPNLLQHRPPLLAFPQAKPASRTPGDGVSRLPVLCHSKEPAGSTPAPQVPARERETPPPPPPPPAANLLLLGPSGRARSHSTPLPPQGSGQPRGERELPNSHSMICPKAAGAPAAPPAPAALLPGPPKDKAVSYTMVYSAVKVTTHSVLPAGPPLGAGEPKTEKEISVLHGMLCTSSRPPVPGKSSPHSGAMGAAAGVLHHRGCLASPHSLPDPTAGPLTPLWTYPAAAAGLKRPPAYESLKAGGVLNKGCGMGAPSPMVKIQLQEQGTDGGAFASISCAHVIASAGTPEEEEEEMGATTFGAGWALQRKVLYGGRKAKELDKIEDGARAWNGSAEGPGKVEREDRGPMASGIPVRSQGAEGLLARIHHGGDRGGSRTALPIPCQTFPACHRNGDFTGGYRLGRSASTSGVRQAALHTPRPCSQPRDAPSQTHPALPMPLPLPPQPARERDGKLLEVIERKRCVCKEIKARHRPDRGLCKQESMPILPSWRRGPEPRKSGTPPCRRQHTVLWDTAI from the exons ATGAACCTCCTCTACCGAAAAACCAAGCTGGAGTGGAGGCAGCACAAGGAGGAGGAGGCCAAGAGGAG ctccaGTAAGGAGGTGGCCCCTGCAGGCTCCGCAGGGCCCGGGGCCGGCCCAGGGCCTGGGGTCCGCGTGCGGGACATCGCCTCACTGCGCCGCTCCCTCAGGATGGGCTTCATGACAATGCCAGCCTCCCAGGagcacaccccccacccctgccgcagCGCCATGGCCCCACGCTCACTCTCTTGCCATTCAGTGGGCAGCATGGACAGTgttggggctgggcctggggggggaggtgggggtctcACAGAGGACAGCAGTGCCCGAAGACCCCCTGCCAAGCCCCGGAGACATCCTAGCACCAAGCTCAGCATGGCAGGGTCGGGGGCAGACATGCCCCCAGGCAAGAAAGCAG GCTCACAGAAGCCAACCCCAGAGGGCCGAGAGTCCAGCCGGAAGGTTCCTCCGCAGAAGCCCAGGCGAAGCCCCAACACTCAGCTCTCTGTCTCCTTTGATGAGTCCtgccccccagctccctctcctcGAGGGGGGAATCTGCCCCTTCAGCGCCTCAGTAGGGGGTCCTGCGTAGCTGGGGACCCTGAGGTGGGTGCCCAGGAAGAGGAGCCCGTGTACATTGAGATGGTGGGGGATGTCTTCAGGGGAGGAGGGCGAAGTGGAGGGGGCCTGACTGGGCCCCCTCTTGGGGGCAGAGGCCCGACCCCTCCAGCTGGTGCCGACTCGGACTCGGAGGAGAGCGAGGCTATATACGAGGAGATGAAGTACCCACTGCCCGAGGAGGCAGGGGAAGGCCGGGCCAATGGGGCCCCTCCATTGACCGCAACCTCCTCGCCACACCAGCCTCAGGCCCTGCAGCCCCACACCCACCGCCGGCCAGCTTCAGCCCTCCCAAGCCGGAGGGATGGGACACCTACCAAGACCACTCCTTGTGAaatccccccacccttccccaacCTCCTCCAACACCGTCCTCCGCTCCTGGCCTTCCCCCAAGCCAAGCCTGCTTCCCGAACCCCTGGCGATGGGGTCTCAAGGCTACCGGTCCTCTGCCACTCGAAGGAGCCAGCGGGCTCCACCCCAGCTCCCCAAGTGCCTGCCCGGGAGCGGGAGACGCCTCCCCCGCCGCCTCCGCCTCCTGCTGCCAACCTGCTGCTGCTGGGACCCTCAGGCCGGGCCCGGAGCCACTCAACACCCTTGCCACCCCAGGGCTCTGGCCAGCCCCGGGGGGAGCGGGAGCTCCCCAACTCCCACAGCATGATCTGCCCCAAGGCGGCAGGGGCGCCGgcagcccctcctgccccagccgcCTTGCTCCCTGGCCCCCCCAAGGACAAGGCTGTGTCTTACACCATGGTGTACTCGGCGGTCAAGGTGACCACGCACTCCGTCCTGCCAGCTGGTCCGCCCCTGGGTGCTGGGGAGCCAAAGACGGAGAAGGAGATCTCAGTCCTCCATGGGATGCTGTGCACCAGCTCGAGGCCCCCAGTGCCTGGGAAGTCCAGCCCCCACAGCGGGGCCATGGGCGCAGCAGCTGGGGTCCTCCACCATCGTGGCTGCCTGGCCTCCCCGCACAGCCTTCCGGACCCAACCGCAGGCCCCCTGACTCCCCTCTGGACCTACCCAGCTGCAGCAGCTGGGCTCAAGAGACCCCCTGCCTATGAGAGCCTCAAGGCTGGGGGGGTGCTGAATAAGGGCTGTGGAATGGGGGCCCCATCCCCCATGGTCAAGATCCAGCTTCAGGAGCAAGGGACCGATGGGGGTGCCTTTGCCAGCATCTCCTGCGCCCACGTCATCGCCAGTGCAGGGAcaccagaggaggaagaagaggagatgGGCGCCACGACATTTGGGGCAGGCTGGGCTCTACAGAGGAAGGTCCTGtatggagggaggaaggcaaaagaGCTGGACA AGATCGAGGATGGTGCCCGGGCCTGGAACGGCAGTGCCGAGGGTCCAGGCAAGGTGGAGCGTGAGGACAGGGGCCCTATGGCATCAGGGATCCCGGTGAGGAGTCAAGGGGCAGAGGGCCTGCTGGCCAGGATCCACCATGGAGGGGACCGAGGAGGGAGCCGCACGGCGCTGCCCATACCCTGCCAGACGTTTCCTGCCTGCCACCGCAATGGAG ACTTCACGGGAGGCTACCGCCTGGGGCGCTCCGCCTCCACCTCTGGAGTCCGGCAGGCCGCGCTCCACACACCCCGGCCCTGCAGCCAGCCTAGGGATGCCCCAAgccag ACCCACCCCGCGCTGCCGATGCCGCTGCCCCTACCGCCTCAGCCTGCCCGTGAGCGCGATGGCAAGCTGCTGGAGGTGATAGAGCGCAAGCGCTGCGTGTGCAAGGAGATCAAGGCCCGCCACCGCCCCGACCGAGGCCTCTGCAAGCAGGAGAGCATGCCCATCCTCCCCAGCTGGCGGCGGGGGCCCGAGCCCCGCAAGTCCGGCACCCCACCCTGCCGCCGGCAGCACACGGTCCTCTGGGACACTGCCATCTGA